The Vicinamibacterales bacterium genome contains the following window.
GGAACGCCGCCGCCAGCGCGCTCATCCGGGCGTTGGCCTGCGCCTGGTCGGGAATGTTGACGAGATCGACGCCGTGCTTCTTCAGATTGCGCGCCTGCGCGCAGAGCACGTCCGTCTGATAGCCGCGCGGCGGGGTCAACTCGACGCTGACCACGAAGCCGCCGCGGGCGAGCGTGTGCGCCATGCGCGACTTCTCGCCGCGGGCAACGCGCGGCACCGCGGGAGCGGCCGGCGCCGGCGCGCTTCCCCTGGCCGTGACCGCCGCGCCCGGCGCCAGCGAGCGCACCGCCGCTTTGATCGCGCGGATGTGATCCGGCGTCGTGCCGCAGCAGCCGCCGACCAGGCGCACGCCGGTGTTGATGAAGCGCCGTGCGTACGACGCCATGTATTCCGGCGACGACAGATACAGGTTGCGCCCTTCGACTTCCCGCGGCTTGCCGGCGTTCGGCTGCGCGGCGAGCTTGACGTGCGCGACCTGCGCCATCCGCTCGAGCGCCTCGAGCATCGCCGCCGGCCCGACGCTGCAGTTGAGGCCGACGACGTTGGCGCCGCGCGCCTCGAGTTCGGGGACGAAGATCTCCGGCGCCACGCCGTCGAGACTGTCGCCGTCCTCCTCGGTCGTCATCTGGGCGACGATCGGCAGGTCGCACACGCCGCGCACCGCGCGGATCGCGGCGCCGATCTCGTTCACGTCGCGGAAGGTCTCGAGCACGAACAGGTCGACGCCGCCGTCGAGCAGCGCCTGGGCCTGCTCGCGGAAGTACTGCTCCGCCTCGTCGACGCCGGTCTTCCCCCACGGCTCGACGCGGACGCCGAGCGGCCCGATCGCGCCCGCGACGTAGGCCTGATCGCGCGCCGCGTGCCGGGCGATCTTCGCGCCCTGCACGTTGATCGCGTGCACGCGATCGGCAAGGCCGAAGGCGGCGAGCTTGACCCGATTGGCGCCGAAGGTGTTGGTCTCGATGACGTCGGCGCCGGCGCGCGCGTATTCCTTGTGCACTTCCGCGACGAGATCGGGCTGGGTGAGATTCAGCTCGTCGAACGACCGGTTGAGGAAGATGCCGCGCGCGTACAGCATCGTCCCCATCGCGCCATCGCAGACGAGAACGTGCTGGTCCAACTCTTCGAGGAAGGGGGTCCGCATGTGTCGATCTGTCAATATTTTACCGTATTGATTCGAAGCGACGCGGTCTCAATCAGCAGGTAGCCCCGGGTGACGAGATCCAGCCCGATCGAGGGGACCCCCTCCCGGACCTGCTCCGAAAAGCGGTGATGGTGCCCGAAGAGGTGCAGCCGCGGCTTCATGGCCGCCAGGATTTCGTTGATCTGCGGCTTGCCCGCATCGGGTCCGCGCCCGTGCGGAAACGGACGGAACGGCCTGGCCGCCTCGTGGGTCAGGAGAATGTCGATGCCGCGGAGCGCCTTGCACGCGTCGACCTCCTCGCGGACGAAATGCCGCCGCTTGTCGGCGAGCTCGGTGGCTTTGGCACTGCCTTTCCTGGGATGCGGAAGATCGGCGGCCGCCGTGTCGTACCACGTCGGCGCGAAGGTGCCGCCCAGGCCGGCGATGCGCAGCGGCCCCACACTCGCGGCTGACGCATTGGCGATGTGGTGCAGGCCTCGCGGCAGATCGCCGGCGGCAATGGCGTCGAAGTTGTCGTTGTTGCCGTGAATCCAGTGGACGTCGGCGCCAAGCGGCTCGTAGCGCCCGTGTTCATCGGCGATGTCGCCGACGCACAGCCACGCGAGGATGTCAGGATGGCGGCTGATGACGGCGCGGGCTGAATCGAAGGCGCCGTGGATGTCGCCCAGAACCCCGATCATGGGAGGATTTGGAAATTTGGAAATTTGGGAATTTGGAAATCTGGGAATTTGGGAATCGACAAGATTTCCAAATTTCCAGATTTCCAGATTTCCAGATTTACTCGCTCGTCTGCGCGGGGACGAGCAAGTCGGCCTTGTCCCAGATGAAGTCCTTGTTGCTGTAGACCGCGAGCTCGTAGTCCTTGCCCATGAAGATCGCGGACACCGGGCAGGCTTCTTCGCAGTAGCCGCAGAAGATGCAGCGCGTCTTGTGGATCTGGTAGACCTTGGCGTAGCGCGGGCCGGCCTGCACCGTGCCGTCGTTCTCAGCCGCCTCGAGGTAAATCGCGTCCGCCGGACAGGCCACCGCGCACAGCCCGCAGGCGACGCACTTCTCGAGGCCGTTCTCGTCGCGCATGAGCACCTGTTTGCCGCGCCAT
Protein-coding sequences here:
- a CDS encoding NADH-quinone oxidoreductase subunit I, with product MIRPLIHGFATTFKHIFRKPVTVNYPDQKIPVFPKWRGKQVLMRDENGLEKCVACGLCAVACPADAIYLEAAENDGTVQAGPRYAKVYQIHKTRCIFCGYCEEACPVSAIFMGKDYELAVYSNKDFIWDKADLLVPAQTSE
- a CDS encoding metallophosphoesterase, which produces MIGVLGDIHGAFDSARAVISRHPDILAWLCVGDIADEHGRYEPLGADVHWIHGNNDNFDAIAAGDLPRGLHHIANASAASVGPLRIAGLGGTFAPTWYDTAAADLPHPRKGSAKATELADKRRHFVREEVDACKALRGIDILLTHEAARPFRPFPHGRGPDAGKPQINEILAAMKPRLHLFGHHHRFSEQVREGVPSIGLDLVTRGYLLIETASLRINTVKY
- a CDS encoding bifunctional homocysteine S-methyltransferase/methylenetetrahydrofolate reductase, with translation MRTPFLEELDQHVLVCDGAMGTMLYARGIFLNRSFDELNLTQPDLVAEVHKEYARAGADVIETNTFGANRVKLAAFGLADRVHAINVQGAKIARHAARDQAYVAGAIGPLGVRVEPWGKTGVDEAEQYFREQAQALLDGGVDLFVLETFRDVNEIGAAIRAVRGVCDLPIVAQMTTEEDGDSLDGVAPEIFVPELEARGANVVGLNCSVGPAAMLEALERMAQVAHVKLAAQPNAGKPREVEGRNLYLSSPEYMASYARRFINTGVRLVGGCCGTTPDHIRAIKAAVRSLAPGAAVTARGSAPAPAAPAVPRVARGEKSRMAHTLARGGFVVSVELTPPRGYQTDVLCAQARNLKKHGVDLVNIPDQAQANARMSALAAAFLIEQQCGVETILHYACRDRNLIAMQTDLLGAHAMGVRNLLLVTGDPPRVGDYQDATALADVDSIGLTNMVNSLNGGLDIGGQPIGQPTAFHIGVAVNPGAPNVDEELRRFAYKVDAGAEFAITQPVFDVAELRAFLARIGEPRIPVIAGVMPLESVRHAEFMANEVPGVRVPDAVVERMRRADTAGRAADEGLAIAREIAAEVRSLVQGVQISTAPKAVGMALAVIDAVGA